In a single window of the Dysgonomonas mossii genome:
- the lpxB gene encoding lipid-A-disaccharide synthase, translating to MKYFLVAGEASGDLHGSNLMAALKAQDAEAEFCFLGGDLMLAQGGRLVKHYREMAFMGFIPVLLNLRTILRNMKMCQKEIMAFNPDVLILIDYPGFNLKVAKYIKTHTNIPVYYYISPKVWAWKEYRVKSFKKYVDEMLSILPFEVDFYKKHDYRIDYVGNPVVDAVANFREENKNDVKDKFIAENDLDNKPIVALLAGSRQQEIKDNLPAMLEAIEGFKDYQAVIAGAPGIDPDYYKEYIGRNSCKIVFGQTYRLLQYADVALVTSGTATLETALFKVLQVVCYKTPIPHVVYWAFKNILHTKYISLVNLIADRVVVQELFAKFFSVDTIREEVNKLLNDNTYRETMLADYDEVIRILGESGASQRAADIIIQKLKRGK from the coding sequence ATGAAATATTTTTTGGTGGCAGGAGAAGCTTCGGGAGATTTGCATGGGTCTAACTTGATGGCAGCTCTCAAGGCGCAGGATGCAGAAGCTGAATTTTGCTTTCTGGGAGGGGATCTCATGTTGGCTCAGGGAGGACGACTCGTAAAACATTATCGCGAAATGGCTTTTATGGGATTTATTCCTGTACTTCTCAATCTGAGGACTATTCTTCGTAATATGAAGATGTGTCAAAAGGAGATTATGGCGTTTAATCCCGATGTGTTGATATTGATCGATTATCCCGGATTTAATCTGAAAGTTGCCAAATATATTAAAACGCATACCAACATTCCTGTATATTATTATATCTCCCCAAAAGTATGGGCTTGGAAAGAATATAGAGTGAAATCGTTTAAGAAATATGTTGACGAAATGCTTTCTATTCTTCCTTTTGAAGTCGATTTCTATAAGAAGCATGACTATCGTATCGATTATGTGGGGAATCCTGTGGTCGATGCTGTAGCCAATTTTAGAGAAGAGAATAAGAATGACGTTAAAGATAAGTTTATAGCGGAAAACGACTTAGATAATAAACCTATTGTAGCATTACTTGCCGGTAGCCGCCAACAAGAAATAAAAGATAATCTGCCCGCTATGCTCGAGGCAATTGAAGGCTTTAAAGATTATCAAGCTGTGATAGCCGGAGCACCCGGTATAGATCCTGATTATTACAAAGAATATATAGGTCGTAATTCTTGTAAAATTGTATTTGGTCAAACTTACAGACTTTTGCAGTATGCTGATGTGGCATTGGTGACATCCGGCACGGCTACATTAGAAACTGCTTTATTCAAAGTTCTGCAAGTTGTCTGTTACAAAACGCCTATTCCTCATGTGGTTTATTGGGCATTCAAGAATATACTTCATACAAAATATATTTCGTTAGTAAATCTGATAGCCGATAGGGTAGTGGTACAAGAGCTTTTTGCCAAATTTTTCTCTGTAGATACAATTAGGGAGGAAGTTAATAAGCTTTTGAATGACAACACCTATCGTGAAACGATGTTAGCCGACTATGATGAAGTTATAAGAATATTGGGTGAGTCTGGAGCGTCGCAAAGAGCTGCAGATATTATTATACAAAAACTAAAGAGAGGAAAATAA
- a CDS encoding alpha/beta hydrolase, translating to MNRKKLSFILLLLLSLNISAQLIVSEEPIILKTETGDIFGSLKVPNSKTPVPIAIIIAGSGPTDRNGNSQLTQNDAYKMLSDELFYSGIATLCFDKRGIAASKSAMKEESDIRFENYIEDVKGWIDLLSNDKRFSNIIIIGHSEGSLIGMIATENNPKVTKYISIAGMGVPFDVILKEQLEKQLAGQPQATKDLIFSYLDKLKQGETISNVPPTLNALFRPSVQPYMISVMKYNPQEEIAKLTIPTLIIQGTTDIQVPTEQANLLSVANPKAKKVVIENMNHVLKDCKSSDMAEQTPTYSNKNIPLNKEIGKVIINFIKN from the coding sequence ATGAATCGCAAAAAACTATCATTTATTTTATTATTACTCTTATCCCTAAATATATCAGCACAATTAATCGTAAGTGAAGAACCTATTATATTGAAAACGGAAACAGGGGATATATTTGGCTCATTAAAAGTTCCGAATAGTAAAACTCCTGTACCAATAGCAATTATTATAGCAGGTTCGGGACCAACAGACCGCAATGGAAATAGTCAACTTACTCAAAACGATGCATACAAAATGTTGTCTGATGAATTATTCTACAGTGGAATAGCTACACTCTGCTTCGACAAAAGAGGTATAGCTGCGAGCAAATCAGCAATGAAAGAGGAATCGGATATCCGATTTGAGAATTATATTGAAGATGTAAAAGGGTGGATAGATTTATTGTCAAACGACAAGCGGTTTTCTAACATAATAATTATAGGGCATAGCGAAGGTTCGTTGATTGGGATGATTGCCACAGAAAACAATCCAAAAGTTACAAAATACATTTCTATAGCAGGAATGGGTGTACCTTTTGATGTGATACTCAAAGAACAATTAGAAAAGCAGTTGGCGGGACAGCCCCAGGCTACAAAAGATCTGATATTCTCTTATTTAGATAAATTGAAACAAGGTGAAACTATCTCGAATGTTCCTCCAACACTCAATGCACTATTTCGCCCAAGCGTACAACCATATATGATATCAGTAATGAAATATAATCCTCAGGAAGAGATAGCAAAACTTACCATTCCAACTTTAATTATACAAGGAACAACAGACATACAAGTACCCACAGAGCAGGCAAACCTACTATCTGTAGCAAATCCTAAAGCAAAAAAGGTTGTTATAGAGAATATGAACCATGTATTGAAAGACTGCAAAAGTAGCGACATGGCAGAACAAACGCCAACATACAGCAACAAAAATATTCCGCTAAACAAAGAAATAGGAAAAGTTATAATAAACTTTATAAAAAATTAG
- a CDS encoding DUF2089 family protein, whose protein sequence is MLPCNCPSCKTQLKVKSLVCENCATEVHGLYALPILARLSVEDQDFILKFVKNSGSLKEMAKDLKLSYPTVRNLLDDIIDKLKEYEK, encoded by the coding sequence ATGTTACCATGTAATTGTCCAAGTTGTAAAACACAATTAAAAGTCAAAAGCCTTGTTTGTGAAAACTGTGCAACAGAGGTGCACGGTCTCTATGCACTCCCCATACTAGCTCGTCTGTCTGTAGAAGATCAAGACTTTATTCTAAAATTTGTGAAAAATAGTGGAAGTTTAAAAGAGATGGCTAAAGATTTAAAATTGAGTTACCCTACCGTGAGAAATTTATTAGACGATATAATTGATAAACTAAAAGAATATGAAAAGTAA
- a CDS encoding glycosyltransferase family 4 protein yields MKNNIKINFILPFKPRRPAGGFRVMYEYANRLAYMGYQVHLTFPIKTKYMKYRLPYFVRCLLSKIERFDRNKWFEFDPDITMSYVKEVKDKYVVDADIVIATWWSTVLDMGTLSPQKGKKINLIQGYENWEGHEDLLYSSYNLKDTVNIVVASYLKKIVAKHTNNRVELIENGVDNNVYYIKERIENREIATVAMMYSVQEIKGSKYGLEALHLVKEQIPELKVDLFGIYPSPEDLPDWIHYHRDPDDLCAIYNRNSIFISNSFTEGFGLVSVESMFCGCALICTNIEGHKEYAVEGETALLVEPGDAKNMADKICYLIKDNEYRIDLAKRGHEYVLRFSWDNAIGKMGTIIRGMLY; encoded by the coding sequence ATGAAGAACAATATAAAAATTAATTTTATTCTACCATTCAAGCCTCGTCGCCCTGCAGGTGGATTTCGTGTTATGTACGAATATGCAAATCGATTGGCTTACATGGGGTATCAAGTTCATCTAACATTTCCTATCAAAACAAAGTATATGAAGTATCGTTTACCATACTTCGTACGCTGTCTTTTATCTAAAATTGAACGATTTGATAGAAATAAATGGTTCGAGTTTGATCCGGATATTACGATGTCTTATGTAAAAGAAGTAAAGGACAAATATGTGGTTGATGCAGATATTGTTATTGCTACTTGGTGGTCTACCGTATTGGATATGGGAACACTATCTCCTCAAAAAGGTAAAAAAATCAACCTTATACAAGGCTATGAAAATTGGGAAGGACATGAAGATTTACTTTACTCTTCGTATAACTTGAAAGATACGGTTAATATCGTTGTTGCTTCTTATTTAAAAAAGATAGTAGCCAAGCATACCAATAATAGAGTAGAATTGATTGAAAATGGAGTTGACAACAATGTATATTACATTAAGGAAAGAATAGAGAATAGAGAGATTGCAACCGTTGCTATGATGTATTCTGTTCAAGAAATAAAAGGTTCTAAATATGGGTTAGAAGCACTACATCTTGTAAAAGAGCAGATTCCCGAGCTTAAAGTTGATTTATTCGGCATTTATCCCTCACCTGAAGATTTGCCCGACTGGATTCATTATCATAGAGATCCGGATGATTTGTGTGCAATCTATAATCGTAACTCTATATTTATATCCAATAGCTTTACTGAGGGGTTTGGCCTGGTATCTGTAGAGTCTATGTTTTGTGGATGTGCTCTTATATGCACCAATATAGAAGGGCATAAAGAATATGCGGTTGAAGGAGAAACGGCATTGTTGGTAGAACCTGGTGATGCGAAAAATATGGCTGATAAAATTTGCTATTTGATTAAGGATAATGAATATCGTATAGACTTGGCTAAGAGAGGACATGAATATGTGCTTCGTTTTAGTTGGGATAATGCTATAGGAAAAATGGGAACCATTATTAGAGGTATGTTATACTAA
- a CDS encoding polysaccharide biosynthesis/export family protein: MKPKRSLRRILHSLIVSFLVIFLGSCTGYKQLPYLKNAETVSPEVLSSMAAIHEAKIMPNDIITITVNSNIPGAATDFNLPMVPTNLTSPIQTTVVYANTTGSLQNYLVDKDGKINFPILGELSIGGMTSKEAQNYIVSLIYPRYIAEKPVVNVRFVNFGVSVLGEVARPGVYTTPNGQMTILDALAAAGDMTIYGRRDNVLLLRIQENGEIAMHRIDMQDKSLVLNKDLFYLQQNDKLYVETNKAKGNNSRFGTFESISLSALSIVISVIAIITR, from the coding sequence ATGAAACCAAAAAGGAGTTTGCGCAGAATTCTTCACTCATTAATAGTTTCTTTTTTAGTTATTTTTTTAGGTTCGTGTACGGGTTATAAACAGTTGCCTTATTTAAAGAACGCAGAAACAGTTTCACCTGAAGTTTTATCAAGTATGGCTGCTATTCATGAAGCGAAAATTATGCCTAATGATATAATTACCATTACTGTCAATTCTAATATACCTGGTGCTGCAACAGATTTCAACCTACCGATGGTACCTACTAATTTAACCTCACCAATACAGACAACGGTAGTATATGCCAATACAACCGGTAGTTTACAAAACTATTTAGTAGATAAAGATGGGAAAATAAATTTTCCAATATTAGGAGAATTAAGTATAGGAGGGATGACGTCTAAGGAGGCTCAAAATTACATTGTATCGTTAATTTATCCACGGTATATAGCTGAAAAACCGGTTGTAAATGTTCGATTCGTAAATTTTGGGGTATCTGTTCTTGGCGAAGTTGCGCGCCCCGGAGTATATACTACACCTAATGGTCAAATGACAATTTTAGATGCTTTGGCTGCAGCCGGAGATATGACAATATACGGACGTAGAGATAATGTATTGTTGCTCAGAATACAAGAAAATGGAGAGATTGCGATGCATCGAATTGATATGCAAGATAAGAGCTTAGTGCTTAATAAAGATCTCTTTTATTTACAACAAAATGACAAGTTATATGTTGAAACTAATAAAGCAAAAGGAAATAATTCTCGATTTGGAACCTTTGAATCGATTAGTTTATCCGCATTATCAATCGTAATCTCAGTAATTGCTATCATAACCCGCTAA
- a CDS encoding GumC family protein: METNKNWKDTSASTSVTDIIFDYLRYWKWFILSVAVFLIIGVTIILVTQKQYKSSLSILLNEDKGTSKGNAAAEFDLEALGLLSTTNNIENEVAILSSPDLMRSVVDTLNLQTVYYITQRLRKVELYNQTPFHVTLEPVDKKGIGNIQFYIQKNETEYEISGTYEDLFASEEKKINEKYESLPNEIKLDDAAIKIELTGKTLTEHEKYYVQVNDIYSTVSSLNDALSVSPTSKTSSVLNIGLIGNNTAKGAAILRELVKQYNEMNVNIKNEIAYNTAIFINDRLKEISVELGDAEENVVDFKQKNQITDLSTEAQLFVQQTGQNEQKLLEVETQLNVISLIERFVQNPANKFSVIPNIGIADLGLAQIINDYNNKLLVSEVQLKGLGEENPTRIRLTDDINNMRSSISNSLKNVKQTYNISKQDLLKQSSSTKSRVLSVPQQERGLIEKVREQRIKENLFLFLMQKREETNLSIASTANKARTIVSPQEDILPIAPKSNIILLSVLILGFLCPIVIIYLINLFKVQIRSRSELERLSEVPIIGQIGKNEVKDQVVIRSNQSSGIAEMFRSLRNNLNFILKHKSNQTILVTSTASGEGKTFISVNLSMSFALSGKKVLIVGGDIRNPKLRNYIQVSRNKGLSDYLVSDDSWRNYVNDSGLNDNLKVMVAGTIPPNPNELLMEPRLKEFMLEAREEFDFVIFDTAPVGLVSDTYLIDEYVDVTLYIVRENVTPRAAVDFMNMQKGEGKLINMYLVLNDSYLDSSYRYGYGKEYGYDSKSKTR; encoded by the coding sequence ATGGAAACCAATAAAAACTGGAAAGATACAAGTGCTTCAACTTCTGTAACTGATATCATATTTGATTATTTACGCTACTGGAAATGGTTTATTCTATCAGTAGCTGTGTTTTTGATTATTGGAGTCACAATCATTCTTGTTACCCAAAAGCAGTATAAATCTTCACTTTCTATATTGCTCAACGAGGATAAAGGAACAAGTAAAGGAAATGCAGCAGCAGAGTTTGATTTAGAGGCTCTCGGTTTGCTTTCTACAACAAACAATATAGAAAACGAAGTTGCAATTTTATCTTCTCCCGATTTGATGCGTTCTGTTGTAGATACATTGAATTTGCAAACTGTATATTATATAACTCAGAGACTTAGGAAAGTTGAGCTATACAATCAAACGCCTTTTCATGTCACTTTAGAACCTGTAGATAAAAAAGGAATAGGAAATATTCAATTCTATATACAGAAAAATGAAACAGAATATGAAATCAGCGGTACATATGAAGATCTATTTGCTTCAGAAGAGAAAAAAATAAATGAGAAATATGAATCTCTTCCGAACGAAATAAAGTTAGACGATGCGGCTATAAAAATTGAATTAACAGGTAAAACGCTAACGGAACATGAAAAATACTATGTTCAGGTAAATGATATATACTCTACTGTTTCTTCTCTAAATGACGCGTTATCAGTTTCGCCAACAAGTAAAACGTCTTCGGTCCTTAATATAGGGCTGATTGGCAATAATACTGCCAAGGGTGCTGCCATTCTTCGAGAACTTGTGAAGCAGTATAATGAAATGAACGTAAACATAAAGAATGAGATAGCATACAATACTGCAATCTTTATCAATGATAGATTGAAAGAAATATCTGTAGAACTAGGAGATGCAGAAGAGAATGTTGTTGATTTTAAACAAAAGAACCAAATAACAGATCTGAGTACGGAAGCACAACTATTTGTACAACAAACGGGGCAAAATGAACAAAAATTACTGGAGGTAGAAACCCAGCTCAATGTGATCTCTTTAATAGAGCGTTTTGTGCAAAATCCTGCAAATAAATTTTCAGTGATACCTAACATTGGAATTGCTGATCTCGGTTTGGCTCAAATAATAAATGATTACAACAATAAGCTACTTGTTTCAGAAGTTCAGTTAAAAGGACTGGGTGAAGAAAACCCTACGCGTATAAGACTAACTGATGATATAAACAATATGCGTAGTAGCATATCCAACTCTCTAAAAAATGTCAAGCAGACTTACAATATTTCAAAACAAGATTTATTGAAGCAATCATCTTCTACAAAATCTAGAGTATTGTCAGTTCCTCAACAGGAAAGAGGACTCATCGAAAAAGTAAGGGAGCAACGGATTAAAGAGAATTTGTTTTTATTCCTAATGCAAAAGCGTGAAGAGACTAATTTGTCTATTGCTTCAACCGCGAATAAGGCACGTACAATAGTTTCTCCACAGGAAGATATTCTTCCGATAGCACCTAAGTCCAATATTATTCTTCTTTCGGTATTAATACTCGGTTTTTTATGTCCGATTGTAATTATCTATTTAATCAACCTATTCAAAGTTCAGATAAGAAGTAGAAGTGAACTTGAAAGATTATCGGAAGTACCTATTATCGGACAGATAGGGAAAAATGAGGTTAAGGATCAGGTCGTAATCAGGTCAAATCAAAGCTCTGGTATAGCTGAAATGTTCCGGTCATTAAGAAATAATTTAAATTTTATACTTAAGCATAAGTCAAATCAAACAATATTAGTGACCTCTACTGCTTCCGGTGAAGGAAAAACTTTTATAAGCGTCAACTTGTCGATGAGCTTTGCTCTATCCGGAAAAAAAGTTTTAATCGTCGGTGGGGACATAAGGAATCCGAAACTCAGAAATTATATTCAAGTATCAAGAAACAAAGGTTTGAGTGATTATCTAGTTAGTGATGATTCTTGGCGAAACTATGTTAATGATTCGGGGCTAAATGATAACTTGAAAGTGATGGTGGCCGGAACTATTCCACCTAATCCGAATGAGTTATTAATGGAACCACGCTTAAAAGAATTTATGCTCGAAGCAAGAGAAGAGTTTGATTTTGTAATATTTGATACTGCTCCGGTAGGATTAGTCTCGGATACATATCTAATTGATGAGTATGTTGATGTTACATTGTACATCGTTAGAGAAAATGTAACACCTAGAGCTGCTGTAGACTTCATGAATATGCAAAAAGGTGAAGGTAAATTAATAAATATGTATCTGGTGCTCAATGATTCATATTTAGATAGTAGTTACAGATATGGATATGGAAAAGAATATGGATATGATTCAAAATCAAAAACTCGATAA
- a CDS encoding SDR family oxidoreductase yields MEKNMDMIQNQKLDNSRILITGGAGFIGSNLCEELLKYNCEVICFDNFSTGKMENILPFFDKKNFRLIVGDIRNYDDCLNAIKGIDYVLHEAALGSVPRSIKDPITSNEVNVSGFLNMLFAAKEVGVKRFIYAASSSTYGDSVSLPKVEDVIGKPLSPYAITKYVNELYADVFSRTYGIECIGLRYFNVFGKRQDTNGAYAAVIPLFVKKLINHESPVINGDGEYSRDFTYIKNVIQMNLLALTTSNPSALNTIYNTAFGERTTLNQLIKYLKEYLSEYDPQIAMVDITHGPNRVGDIPHSLASIDKAKALLDYNPKYSMKEGLKEAVEWYWSNLK; encoded by the coding sequence ATGGAAAAGAATATGGATATGATTCAAAATCAAAAACTCGATAATTCAAGAATTCTTATTACCGGAGGAGCCGGCTTTATAGGTTCTAACCTTTGCGAAGAGTTATTAAAGTACAACTGTGAGGTTATCTGTTTTGATAATTTTTCTACAGGTAAAATGGAAAATATACTTCCATTCTTTGATAAAAAAAACTTTCGGTTAATAGTAGGGGACATTCGCAATTATGATGATTGTTTAAATGCTATAAAAGGCATTGATTACGTTCTTCATGAAGCGGCTTTAGGCTCTGTTCCCCGTTCTATAAAAGATCCGATAACAAGTAACGAAGTGAATGTTTCGGGCTTCTTAAATATGCTATTCGCCGCAAAAGAAGTTGGCGTTAAGCGGTTTATTTATGCTGCAAGTTCTTCTACTTACGGAGATTCTGTCTCGTTGCCCAAAGTAGAAGACGTTATAGGCAAACCCTTATCTCCATACGCAATAACTAAGTATGTTAATGAGCTTTATGCTGATGTGTTTTCACGTACATACGGAATTGAATGTATTGGGCTAAGATATTTTAATGTGTTTGGAAAGCGTCAAGATACCAATGGAGCATATGCTGCTGTTATACCGTTATTCGTTAAGAAGTTAATCAATCACGAATCGCCTGTAATTAATGGGGATGGTGAGTATTCAAGGGATTTCACTTATATAAAGAATGTGATACAGATGAACTTGCTGGCTTTGACGACATCTAATCCTTCAGCATTAAATACAATATATAATACAGCTTTTGGAGAAAGAACAACTCTAAATCAATTGATAAAATATCTAAAAGAATATCTGAGTGAGTATGATCCTCAGATTGCAATGGTGGATATTACACATGGCCCAAATAGAGTTGGAGATATCCCGCATTCATTAGCAAGTATAGATAAAGCAAAAGCTTTGTTAGATTACAATCCGAAATATAGTATGAAAGAAGGATTGAAAGAGGCTGTAGAATGGTATTGGAGTAATTTAAAATAA
- a CDS encoding nucleotide sugar dehydrogenase, translating into MNKIKIAIIGLGYVGLPLARLFATKYPVVGFDINQARIKELMSGVDHTLEVDADILQSVLKNENSDNIGLFCSCNLEDISDCNYYIVTVPTPVDKNNRPDLTPLYKASETVGKVINKGDIVIYESTVYPGATEEDCIPVVEKISGLKYNVDFFAGYSPERINPGDKEHTVEKIKKVTSGSTPEVGEKVNALYSSVIKAGTHLAPTIKVAEAAKVIENSQRDINIAFVNELKKIFDRMNIDTNAVLQAAGTKWNFLPFKPGLVGGHCIGVDPYYLAQKAQEYGYHPEIILAGRRLNDSMGEYVASEVVKKMIKQGIQIKGANILVLGITFKENCPDVRNTKVVDVIRELKEYGTNITIYDPWANPEEVEHEYGLDIETKLPNGKFDAVVLAVSHKEFEELDMSSISKYKIKYSLK; encoded by the coding sequence ATGAACAAAATTAAGATCGCAATTATTGGCCTAGGGTATGTAGGCTTACCTCTAGCTAGGCTTTTTGCCACCAAATATCCGGTAGTCGGTTTTGATATTAATCAGGCACGCATTAAGGAATTAATGTCAGGTGTTGATCATACCTTAGAGGTAGATGCTGATATTTTACAGTCTGTTTTGAAAAACGAAAATAGTGACAATATTGGCTTGTTTTGTTCTTGTAACTTAGAGGATATTAGTGACTGTAATTATTATATAGTAACTGTTCCAACACCTGTAGATAAAAACAATAGGCCAGATTTGACCCCTTTATATAAAGCGAGTGAAACAGTTGGGAAGGTTATCAATAAAGGAGATATCGTTATATATGAGTCAACAGTTTACCCCGGAGCTACAGAGGAAGACTGTATTCCTGTAGTAGAAAAAATTTCAGGTCTGAAATATAATGTTGATTTTTTTGCGGGTTACTCTCCTGAAAGAATAAATCCGGGAGATAAAGAACATACTGTCGAAAAAATTAAGAAAGTAACATCCGGTTCTACACCTGAAGTTGGAGAAAAAGTAAATGCCCTTTATTCCTCAGTTATTAAAGCAGGAACGCATTTGGCTCCAACTATAAAAGTGGCAGAAGCGGCAAAGGTTATTGAAAACTCTCAACGGGATATAAATATTGCATTTGTAAATGAATTAAAGAAAATATTCGATAGAATGAATATTGACACCAATGCTGTATTACAAGCTGCCGGAACGAAATGGAATTTCCTTCCATTTAAGCCCGGGCTGGTTGGAGGGCACTGCATCGGTGTAGACCCATATTATTTGGCTCAAAAAGCGCAGGAATATGGCTATCATCCCGAAATCATACTTGCTGGTCGCCGCCTGAATGACAGTATGGGCGAGTACGTTGCTAGTGAGGTTGTTAAGAAGATGATTAAACAAGGTATACAAATAAAGGGGGCTAATATACTAGTTCTAGGAATTACATTTAAAGAAAACTGTCCCGATGTTCGTAATACAAAGGTTGTAGATGTAATTCGTGAACTCAAAGAATACGGTACAAATATAACAATTTATGATCCTTGGGCTAATCCAGAAGAAGTGGAGCATGAATATGGATTGGATATAGAAACCAAACTACCTAACGGCAAATTTGATGCTGTAGTGTTGGCGGTGAGTCATAAGGAATTTGAAGAATTAGATATGTCGTCTATTTCTAAATATAAGATTAAGTATAGTTTAAAATAA
- a CDS encoding O-antigen polymerase, which translates to MIISIIIFTVIILTTICKITEPIKNKNFGLFDYFLIWFTFIYALVPLLIIGSNDYVFMSFIGLDKQNKTELQYIPESLIILVSYLCIILGGRIKQTYWSIKQINISDRSLFQYSILFFILSIFFFFFFISKYGGFDYVIANLSRIRSGVDENKSYLGAFMLILSDIIVVSFIICLYLKFKGFFRGKVIASLFFYIILASVFFKFFIGAGRANIILLFIYITLSYYFIKTKIPYRFLFIGIPISLFVIFYGKVFLFNIFSESNSIAFVDARNNQESYSYFSMFIHEFNHQFFSMSNFLENNYESRYMKDYWVWLLKPLKLFDKSNTFYDSISYYNTYLINRKWDSEIPPGFIGLSYINGSLIALTIQSLLWGKLTKWLDLLFKNSDFKNKGILFVIYILIFNYGWFIFQNGDPALIIQYGLIYILLFSYLIIRKKIILVKVFEN; encoded by the coding sequence ATGATTATTTCTATTATTATTTTTACGGTTATTATATTAACTACCATTTGCAAAATAACAGAACCAATAAAAAATAAAAATTTTGGTCTTTTTGATTATTTTTTAATTTGGTTTACTTTTATATATGCACTAGTTCCTTTATTAATAATAGGTTCGAATGATTATGTCTTTATGTCTTTTATAGGTTTAGATAAACAAAATAAAACAGAACTACAATATATCCCAGAATCTTTAATAATTCTAGTGTCTTACTTATGTATTATATTGGGGGGTAGAATAAAACAAACTTATTGGAGTATAAAACAAATTAATATAAGTGACCGATCTTTATTTCAGTATTCAATTCTGTTTTTTATTCTCTCTATTTTCTTTTTTTTCTTTTTTATATCTAAATATGGCGGATTCGATTATGTTATTGCAAACTTATCCCGGATACGAAGTGGAGTAGATGAAAATAAGAGCTATTTAGGTGCATTTATGCTCATCCTATCGGATATAATAGTAGTGTCTTTTATAATCTGTTTATATTTGAAATTCAAAGGATTTTTTAGAGGGAAAGTTATTGCTTCACTTTTTTTTTATATTATATTGGCGTCTGTTTTCTTTAAATTTTTTATTGGAGCAGGACGTGCTAATATTATTCTGCTATTTATATATATAACATTATCTTATTACTTTATAAAAACAAAAATTCCATATAGATTTTTATTTATAGGGATACCTATAAGTCTATTTGTTATTTTTTATGGAAAAGTATTCCTTTTCAATATATTCTCTGAATCAAACTCTATTGCATTTGTTGATGCAAGAAATAACCAAGAATCATATAGCTATTTTAGTATGTTCATCCATGAATTCAATCATCAATTTTTCTCTATGAGTAATTTCTTAGAGAATAATTATGAGTCTCGATATATGAAAGATTATTGGGTTTGGTTACTAAAACCGTTAAAATTATTTGATAAATCAAATACATTCTATGATTCTATTTCATATTATAACACATATCTGATAAATCGGAAATGGGATAGTGAAATTCCTCCCGGATTTATAGGGCTTTCATATATCAATGGAAGCTTGATAGCGTTAACAATCCAATCTCTTTTATGGGGAAAACTGACTAAATGGTTAGATCTTTTATTTAAAAATAGCGATTTTAAAAATAAAGGAATTTTATTTGTTATATATATTCTTATATTTAATTATGGATGGTTCATATTTCAAAATGGAGATCCTGCTTTGATTATTCAATATGGGCTTATATATATATTATTATTCTCTTATTTAATAATCCGCAAAAAAATAATTCTAGTAAAGGTCTTTGAAAATTAA